Proteins from a single region of Seriola aureovittata isolate HTS-2021-v1 ecotype China chromosome 9, ASM2101889v1, whole genome shotgun sequence:
- the letmd1 gene encoding LETM1 domain-containing protein 1, with amino-acid sequence MALSCSSLCNHLSLVRLCGLRTNRTTSGLYSPYVSCQSRLALCRHYSSSKVRRGIGRYVTSRLQWANSKYEGFLQRRFPRFYLLYHTFVEGFKLLFQDTKEVRRIKAKMSTGVKFQDLPYREMEKLRQFRRNMIKAIPLVMISIPPFANYLVFVLMYFFPRQLLIPHFWTPMQQVEFRGVYNSLRARHHWPVLKGLEYSSSKVKDGQLQTRLKDLCTKVQNGATPKVSEILAVRRLFSGPPLGMKRMRVHHMRHISPLLFLTPRLPGFLIGRRLNSHALELLQLDRALSRLGPHQLSDSELKQACYLRGLNSDNLGINQCREWLSQWLQVSSSLKESEVSLLLHTMVFLSANYPTGIKWSR; translated from the exons ATGGCGTTGTCCTGTTCGAGCCTGTGTAACCATTTGTCTTTGGTCCGACTGTGTGGTCTCAGGACAAACAGGACAACAAGTGGGCTTTATTCTCCATATGTGTCCTGTCAGTCCAG GTTGGCCCTATGTAGACACTACTCATCATCGAAAGTGAGACGAGGTATTGGTCGATATGTCACCTCCAGGCTTCAGTGGGCAAATAGCAAATATGAAGGTTTCCTGCAAAGGAGATTCCCCCGCTTTTACCTGCTCTACCATACTTTTGTGGAAG GATTCAAATTACTGTTCCAAGATACCAAAGAGGTGAGGAGGATAAAAGCAAAGATGTCCACTGGAGTAAAGTTCCAGGATTTGCCCtacagagagatggaaaaacTCAGACAG TTTCGCAGAAACATGATCAAAGCCATCCCGCTGGTGATGATATCCATCCCCCCCTTTGCCAACTACCTGGTTTTTGTCTTGAT GTACTTTTTCCCCCGCCAGCTCCTGATCCCTCACTTCTGGACTCCCATGCAGCAGGTAGAGTTTCGGGGAGTGTATAATTCGCTCAGGGCACGGCACCACTGGCCGGTGCTCAAAGGGCTTGAGTATTCGAGCAGTAAGGTCAAAGACGGTCAGCTACAGACTCGCCTTAAAGACCTGTGCACTAAA GTGCAAAATGGAGCGACTCCTAAAGTGTCTGAAATCCTTGCTGTTCGAAGACTGTTTTCTGGACCCCCTCTGGGCATGAAGAGGATGCGCGTGCATCACATG AGGCACATCAGCCCCCTGCTCTTCCTGACGCCTCGCCTCCCAGGTTTCCTGATAGGCCGGCGGCTGAACAGCCACGCCCtcgagctgctgcagctggaccgGGCCCTCAGCAGGCTGGGCCCTCACCAGCTCAGTGACTCTGAACTCAAACAG GCTTGTTATTTAAGAGGGCTCAATTCTGATAATCTTGGCATCAACCAGTGTCGTGAGTGGTTATCCCAGTGGCTTCAGGTGTCCTCCTCATTGAAAG AGTCAGAGGTGTCACTGCTTTTGCACACCATGGTATTTCTCTCTGCCAACTACCCAACTGGTATCAAATGGTCCCGCTGA
- the zgc:56699 gene encoding gametocyte-specific factor 1: protein MTTTFRFGTTSGPCKTTAAERAHLAEETAEKGNCDPDKLLQCPFDKSHQIRACRFPYHLIKCRKNHPQLANELKTCPFNARHLVPKHELTRHTETCEDRISVDSEDGISTNGHWKWQVPVSTWVNPNMTEDWDKEADDAPAPFVWGKNPSLNQQLEMRPTNNLGPSFRAPNTLPWSGFKP from the exons ATGACGACCACATTCAGATTTGGAACCACTAGCGGTCCATGCAAGACTACCGCTGCTGAGAGGGCACATCTGGCAGAGGAAACTG CTGAAAAAGGGAACTGTGATCCAGATAAACTTTTGCAGTGCCCCTTTGACAAGAGCCACCAGATCCGTGCTTGCCGGTTCCCTTACCATCTTATAAAGTGCAGGAAG AATCATCCGCAACTGGCCAATGAGCTGAAAACCTGCCCTTTTAATGCTCGCCACCTGGTCCCTAAGCATGAGCTGACACGCCACACTGAGACCTGTGAGGACAGAATATCTGTGGACTCTGAGGATG GTATAAGCACAAATGGACATTGGAAATGGCAGGTCCCTGTCAGCACCTGGGTAAATCCAAACATGACTGAGGACTGGGACAAAG aggCTGATGATGCTCCTGCTCCATTTGTGTGGGGTAAAAACCCATCCTTGAATCAACA ACTGGAGATGAGGCCCACCAACAATCTTGGTCCAAGTTTTAGAGCACCCAATACCCTCCCTTGGTCTGGGTTTAAGCCATAA